In the Flagellimonas sp. MMG031 genome, one interval contains:
- the prmC gene encoding peptide chain release factor N(5)-glutamine methyltransferase, which translates to MLLKEIKDIFQKELSELYPKEEIDSFFYSCIEHYLKLERFILAIQPGITLTKDEEQPLFEALAELKTEKPLQYILGTTHFRDLELQVNENVLIPRPETEELVQWVLSDAERSRSVISTSCPSGRRALNDRSLKILDIGTGSGCIAIALAKNLTGADVYALDVSEGALEIAQKNAATHKVDVTFLHQDILNPKLELAPELYFDIIVSNPPYVRELEKHEIRKNVKDFEPETALFVKDEDPLLFYRAIIDFAEKHLSEKGSLYLEINQYMGAETKALFQAHNFSEIELRKDLFGNDRMLKALRK; encoded by the coding sequence ATGCTCCTCAAAGAAATCAAAGACATTTTCCAAAAAGAACTGAGTGAGCTTTATCCCAAGGAAGAAATCGATTCGTTTTTCTATTCCTGCATTGAGCATTACCTCAAATTGGAGCGCTTTATCTTGGCCATACAGCCGGGAATTACCTTGACCAAGGATGAGGAGCAACCACTTTTTGAAGCCTTGGCTGAGTTGAAAACGGAAAAACCCCTACAATATATTTTGGGAACCACCCATTTTAGGGATTTGGAGCTTCAGGTGAACGAGAATGTACTGATTCCACGCCCCGAGACCGAAGAATTGGTGCAATGGGTTTTATCGGACGCTGAGCGGAGTCGAAGCGTCATTTCGACTTCCTGTCCGTCCGGCAGGCGGGCGCTCAATGACCGTTCTTTGAAAATTCTTGACATCGGAACTGGGAGCGGATGTATCGCTATTGCGCTGGCCAAAAATCTAACCGGTGCTGACGTTTACGCCTTGGATGTTTCTGAAGGTGCATTGGAGATTGCCCAGAAAAATGCAGCAACCCATAAGGTAGATGTCACTTTTTTGCATCAGGACATTCTTAATCCCAAACTTGAACTTGCGCCTGAACTTTATTTTGACATCATCGTCTCCAATCCGCCCTACGTTAGGGAGTTGGAAAAGCATGAAATCCGGAAAAACGTAAAGGATTTTGAACCAGAAACCGCTCTTTTTGTAAAGGATGAAGACCCCTTACTTTTTTATAGGGCCATCATCGATTTTGCGGAAAAACACTTGTCCGAAAAGGGAAGTTTGTATCTCGAGATCAATCAATATATGGGAGCAGAGACCAAAGCACTTTTTCAAGCCCATAATTTTTCGGAAATTGAACTCCGAAAAGATCTATTTGGCAACGATAGGATGCTAAAAGCACTAAGAAAATGA
- a CDS encoding GNAT family N-acetyltransferase, with amino-acid sequence MGDMVIREITPEDNAQVAQVIRKVFEDMGVPKVGTAYADKALDDMYSHYNVPKAAYFVVEHEGRIIGCAGVAQLDNYDGNVCELQKMYFLEEARGKGLGAKVIEACLNKAKEFGFEACYLETMPYMEAAQKLYKKNGFEYIDAPMGNTGHYSCPVWMLKKL; translated from the coding sequence ATGGGAGATATGGTCATTCGTGAAATAACCCCCGAAGACAATGCACAGGTGGCCCAAGTAATACGAAAGGTTTTTGAGGATATGGGCGTTCCCAAAGTGGGCACCGCTTATGCCGACAAAGCGTTGGATGATATGTATAGCCATTACAACGTGCCCAAGGCTGCCTACTTTGTAGTGGAGCATGAAGGTCGCATTATCGGGTGTGCGGGCGTGGCTCAATTGGACAATTATGATGGAAACGTCTGCGAGCTTCAAAAAATGTACTTTTTGGAAGAGGCCCGAGGAAAGGGACTAGGTGCCAAAGTGATAGAAGCCTGCTTGAACAAGGCCAAGGAATTCGGTTTTGAAGCCTGCTATTTGGAAACCATGCCCTATATGGAAGCCGCCCAAAAGTTGTACAAAAAGAACGGTTTTGAATACATTGATGCCCCGATGGGTAATACGGGACACTATTCTTGCCCTGTTTGGATGCTTAAAAAATTGTAA
- the ribD gene encoding bifunctional diaminohydroxyphosphoribosylaminopyrimidine deaminase/5-amino-6-(5-phosphoribosylamino)uracil reductase RibD, translating to MKIHQKYLLRCIELAKKGLGTTAPNPMVGCVIVHQNNIIGEGFTDPYGGPHAEVNAINSVKNKELLKGASLYVTLEPCSHFGKTPPCADLIAKHQLKEVFIGLQDPHGKVAGKGIQKLKEAGCKVTVGVLEDECREHHKRFLTFQEKKRPYIILKWAESNDGFLAPEKSLRNTNPEPFWITNPYSKQMVHQWRSQEQAILVGTRTVLEDNPKLTTREWSGKNPIRVVLDRHLKIDASHHVLDRSVQTIMLTAVDDTSKHLEGITYEMVDFAQPLAQQICDVLHRHSITSVIVEGGAKMLQTFIDANLWDEARIFKGTIDFKKGLPAPRLQGTLQQQQKIWTDTLSIYRND from the coding sequence GTGAAGATACATCAAAAATACCTCCTTCGCTGCATTGAACTGGCCAAAAAGGGACTTGGGACGACGGCTCCAAATCCAATGGTGGGGTGTGTGATCGTGCATCAAAACAACATTATTGGAGAGGGGTTTACCGACCCCTACGGAGGTCCACATGCCGAGGTGAATGCCATCAACTCGGTAAAAAACAAAGAACTGCTTAAAGGTGCTTCTTTGTACGTTACCTTGGAACCTTGCTCCCATTTCGGAAAAACACCTCCCTGCGCCGATTTGATTGCCAAACATCAATTGAAGGAAGTTTTTATAGGCTTGCAGGACCCGCACGGCAAAGTCGCTGGTAAGGGCATCCAAAAACTGAAAGAGGCGGGCTGCAAGGTAACGGTGGGTGTTCTGGAAGATGAATGTCGGGAACATCACAAACGATTTTTGACCTTTCAAGAGAAGAAACGACCCTACATCATTTTAAAATGGGCGGAGTCCAACGATGGATTTTTGGCCCCGGAAAAGTCGTTACGAAATACCAATCCAGAGCCTTTTTGGATTACAAACCCCTACTCCAAACAAATGGTGCACCAATGGCGAAGCCAAGAACAGGCCATTTTGGTGGGTACCCGCACCGTTTTGGAGGACAATCCCAAGCTGACCACCCGTGAATGGTCGGGCAAAAACCCTATTCGGGTGGTGTTGGACAGGCATTTGAAAATAGATGCCTCCCATCATGTTTTGGACAGATCGGTGCAGACCATTATGTTGACAGCAGTAGACGACACATCAAAACATTTGGAGGGAATCACTTATGAAATGGTTGATTTTGCTCAGCCTTTGGCCCAGCAAATCTGTGATGTACTCCATCGGCACAGTATCACCAGTGTGATTGTTGAAGGTGGCGCAAAAATGCTGCAAACCTTTATCGATGCCAATCTATGGGACGAAGCCAGAATATTTAAAGGCACTATTGACTTTAAAAAGGGTTTGCCAGCTCCCCGATTACAAGGAACTTTGCAGCAGCAACAAAAAATATGGACAGATACCTTATCTATTTATCGAAATGATTAA
- a CDS encoding HAD family phosphatase: MIKNIILDFGDVLINLDKPATAKAMVQHGFTEITPALEVLFQDYEKGFLGSSDFLDEVASHFPNANRDYLIKAWNSILLDFPEHRLEFIEQLARENQYKMILLSNTNDLHIEHVKEQMGMERFNRFKNAFDVFYLSYEMGMRKPDAEIFDFVLQENRLLAHETFFVDDVAENTASAADLGIKVWNLQVGKEDITQLKSRL, from the coding sequence ATGATTAAAAACATTATCCTCGATTTTGGCGATGTGCTCATCAATCTGGACAAACCGGCAACGGCCAAAGCCATGGTGCAACATGGGTTCACCGAGATTACACCAGCGCTGGAAGTTTTGTTCCAAGACTACGAGAAAGGTTTTTTGGGCTCTTCGGATTTTTTGGACGAGGTCGCTTCGCATTTTCCCAACGCGAATCGAGATTATCTTATCAAAGCTTGGAATTCGATTCTTTTGGATTTTCCAGAACACCGACTGGAGTTTATTGAACAACTGGCAAGGGAAAATCAATATAAAATGATTTTGTTGAGCAATACCAACGACCTGCATATCGAACATGTAAAGGAGCAGATGGGAATGGAGCGGTTCAACAGGTTTAAAAATGCATTTGATGTGTTTTATTTGAGCTACGAAATGGGAATGCGAAAACCGGACGCTGAAATCTTTGATTTTGTACTGCAAGAAAACCGGCTCTTGGCCCATGAGACCTTTTTTGTGGACGATGTAGCGGAAAATACGGCCTCCGCCGCGGATTTGGGCATCAAGGTTTGGAACTTGCAGGTGGGCAAAGAGGACATCACACAACTAAAATCAAGATTGTAA
- a CDS encoding DMT family transporter, which translates to MVYLILSVLSSTLIFVVFKLFDVYKIQTLYAIITNYVVACTVGFFLYEGPVGITDLTNKPWLIGPIVLGILFIVIFNLMARTAQVSGVSVASVATKMSLAIPVVMGMLLYGERLSALQIIGIALALVAVYLASIKEKHIRIDRKALLLPLLVFLGSGIIDTSIQYFEEIHLTDQEIPVFSSMIFGFAALTGFIFIGITSIKVPLKINLKNIVGGIALGIPNYFSIYFLIRALRADILSSAAIFTLNNVAIVMCSTLFGILLFKEKLSIKNWSGVALAILSIILVALF; encoded by the coding sequence ATGGTATATCTGATTCTTAGCGTACTCAGCTCCACCCTGATTTTTGTGGTCTTCAAATTGTTCGATGTTTACAAAATCCAGACACTGTATGCCATCATCACCAATTATGTGGTGGCCTGCACCGTAGGCTTTTTTTTGTATGAGGGTCCCGTTGGCATAACCGATCTTACCAATAAACCGTGGCTCATTGGCCCAATAGTATTAGGTATCCTTTTTATTGTAATTTTTAATTTGATGGCACGCACGGCACAGGTCTCAGGAGTGTCCGTGGCCTCGGTGGCCACCAAAATGTCGTTGGCCATTCCCGTAGTGATGGGCATGTTGCTTTATGGGGAACGTTTGAGCGCCCTTCAAATCATTGGGATTGCGCTGGCTTTGGTCGCTGTGTATTTGGCTTCCATTAAGGAAAAGCATATCCGCATCGACAGAAAGGCTCTTTTGCTGCCGTTGTTAGTGTTTTTAGGGTCGGGAATCATCGATACCAGCATCCAATACTTTGAGGAAATCCATTTGACCGACCAAGAGATTCCTGTTTTCTCTTCCATGATTTTTGGCTTTGCGGCGCTCACGGGATTTATTTTTATCGGTATTACATCCATAAAGGTCCCGTTAAAAATCAACCTTAAAAATATAGTGGGTGGTATTGCGCTGGGCATACCCAATTATTTTTCCATCTATTTTTTGATTCGCGCCCTTCGGGCGGATATTTTGAGCAGCGCGGCCATATTCACCTTAAATAATGTGGCGATTGTGATGTGCTCCACCCTATTCGGGATTCTGCTTTTTAAGGAGAAGCTGAGCATCAAGAATTGGAGCGGCGTGGCCTTGGCCATTTTGAGCATAATATTGGTAGCTTTGTTCTGA
- a CDS encoding YigZ family protein, translating to MDKKEDVYRTVIKPSPEILYKDRKSKFYAAVYPIATEDDVKPIVEELRKKHHTANHVCYAWQLGTDNPVYRANDDGEPNNSAGMPIYGQIQSFDVTNVLITVTRIFGGTKLGVGGLIQAYKTAAQMALESAQIVQKTLKAELHLKFEYPMMDMVMRTIKQKDLDMVSQKMELDCELVVAVRLSESEETFQLFDEMHGVDVKMSV from the coding sequence ATGGATAAAAAAGAAGATGTTTACCGCACTGTCATTAAACCTTCACCCGAAATTTTATATAAGGACCGAAAGAGCAAATTCTATGCTGCGGTTTATCCCATTGCTACGGAAGACGATGTAAAACCGATTGTGGAGGAACTCCGAAAAAAACATCACACCGCCAATCACGTTTGTTATGCTTGGCAATTGGGTACCGATAACCCAGTGTACAGGGCCAATGATGACGGTGAACCCAACAATTCGGCAGGGATGCCGATTTACGGACAAATACAGTCTTTTGACGTCACGAATGTTTTAATCACGGTCACCCGAATTTTTGGGGGCACCAAGCTTGGGGTCGGCGGGTTGATACAAGCCTACAAAACCGCTGCGCAAATGGCATTGGAAAGTGCCCAAATTGTACAAAAGACCTTAAAGGCAGAATTGCATTTAAAATTTGAGTATCCAATGATGGATATGGTGATGCGTACCATCAAACAGAAAGATTTGGATATGGTATCCCAAAAAATGGAACTGGATTGTGAACTTGTGGTCGCGGTTCGCTTAAGTGAATCGGAGGAAACGTTTCAACTTTTCGATGAAATGCATGGGGTAGATGTAAAAATGTCGGTTTGA
- a CDS encoding thioesterase family protein: MGLNSYSFRVRYAETDQMGVVYHGNYAQYFELGRVEWLRAMGITYKSMEDNGIMLPVISLHIDYKKSAVYDDLLTVRTQLTSKPLVKIAFDYELVNEAGELLATAHTVLAFMDKNTGRPIKCPDYILEKLED; the protein is encoded by the coding sequence ATGGGTCTAAATTCATATTCTTTTCGGGTTCGATACGCAGAAACCGACCAAATGGGGGTTGTTTATCATGGTAACTATGCCCAGTATTTTGAACTGGGTCGTGTAGAGTGGTTAAGGGCCATGGGAATCACTTACAAAAGCATGGAAGATAACGGTATTATGCTGCCCGTAATTTCCTTACATATCGACTACAAGAAATCTGCGGTATATGATGATCTACTAACGGTTCGAACCCAACTTACTTCCAAACCCTTGGTAAAAATTGCGTTCGACTACGAGCTAGTGAACGAGGCCGGGGAATTATTGGCCACTGCTCATACCGTTTTGGCCTTTATGGACAAAAATACAGGCAGGCCCATTAAATGTCCCGATTACATTCTTGAAAAGTTGGAGGATTGA